In Sphingobacterium zeae, one genomic interval encodes:
- a CDS encoding carbohydrate kinase family protein encodes MKNGEKSIQGICFGEVLWDNLPTGKKLGGAPLNVAYHLNKLGVTTRMLTRIGRDENGYELRKVCEDLGIPTDFFQYDELLPTSTVEVSIDAKRDVHYDIVYPVAWDRIAVDSVVLEAVATVDFLVYGSLACRDEVSFQSLLLLLEKARFRVMDVNLRTPYFGPEKIHKLLAYADFVKMNAEELHVISDWNGATEAYTDQQRVDLIMARFAIQEAIVTYGADGAVYHYKKDNISYHFPALKVQVEDTIGSGDSFLAAFLTKRFQMQEGVQLEEVLEFAATLSGFVTQSRGACPEYNDEVINRFQWLHPIFNGAQKQQ; translated from the coding sequence ATGAAAAACGGAGAAAAATCAATACAGGGTATTTGTTTTGGAGAGGTACTTTGGGACAATCTTCCTACAGGTAAAAAATTGGGCGGTGCGCCGTTGAATGTGGCTTATCACCTCAATAAACTGGGCGTTACGACGCGTATGCTAACACGCATAGGGCGTGATGAAAATGGTTATGAACTACGTAAGGTATGTGAGGATCTGGGCATTCCGACCGATTTTTTCCAGTACGATGAGTTATTGCCTACCTCAACCGTAGAGGTTTCGATCGATGCTAAACGCGATGTGCATTACGATATCGTTTATCCGGTAGCTTGGGACAGAATCGCAGTGGATAGTGTGGTTCTGGAAGCAGTTGCAACGGTGGATTTTTTGGTATATGGAAGTCTAGCCTGTCGGGATGAAGTAAGCTTCCAAAGTTTGCTGTTATTGCTTGAAAAAGCCCGCTTTCGGGTGATGGATGTCAACCTGCGTACACCTTATTTTGGTCCTGAAAAAATACATAAGTTGTTGGCATATGCTGATTTTGTGAAAATGAATGCCGAAGAACTGCATGTTATTTCCGACTGGAATGGCGCTACGGAAGCCTATACCGATCAGCAGCGTGTAGACTTGATCATGGCCCGTTTTGCAATTCAGGAGGCAATTGTAACCTATGGTGCAGATGGAGCCGTGTATCATTATAAAAAAGATAATATCAGTTATCATTTCCCGGCCTTGAAAGTTCAGGTAGAAGATACAATCGGAAGCGGTGATTCGTTTTTGGCGGCTTTCCTGACCAAAAGGTTTCAGATGCAGGAAGGTGTTCAGCTGGAGGAAGTACTGGAATTTGCGGCCACCTTAAGTGGATTTGTGACACAGAGCCGGGGGGCTTGTCCTGAATATAACGATGAGGTCATCAATCGATTCCAATGGTTGCATCCGATCTTCAATGGAGCTCAGAAGCAACAGTAG
- a CDS encoding alginate lyase family protein — MQNFRYYFRKLSRSTAQCIKIGSTLILIYFFTASSRCHAQSLMHPNAQIKFVKSQISKKSEPVYTAYKQLITLADSLLLTNHHAVEDFSVPGFYSDKEGQRAMAKKLHTDAFAAYCTALAYTLNGEQKYAQKALYFMNAWATINKKYSQFDGPVVLSYAGAGLMIATELLKNDPLWAENDLNHFKSWTISVYQKATHFLRERPNNIADWARFANLLSANFLDDPKELAFTISLIKGDLFEKIAADGHLIEEVKRGEKGLWYTYFSLAPLTASMWCIRQVTGENLFAATKDGKSIKKALDYLYYYNQHPTAWPWFKNPDVDIHNMTVGVWPSNLLEAMKDIYQTAEYDSYLSIYRPIIYKKNHFAWTFPTLMPVYLNQANNIE, encoded by the coding sequence AGCTCAGCCGTTCGACAGCTCAATGTATTAAAATAGGGTCAACCTTGATTCTGATCTATTTTTTTACGGCTTCTTCTCGCTGCCATGCCCAATCTCTTATGCACCCGAATGCACAGATTAAGTTTGTAAAATCGCAGATCAGCAAAAAATCCGAACCGGTATATACGGCGTACAAGCAATTGATTACGCTGGCCGATTCTCTTTTATTGACCAATCATCATGCTGTCGAAGATTTTAGCGTCCCTGGCTTTTATAGCGATAAAGAAGGCCAACGTGCCATGGCAAAAAAACTCCACACAGACGCTTTTGCCGCCTATTGTACGGCCCTCGCCTATACGTTGAACGGGGAGCAGAAATATGCCCAAAAAGCCCTTTACTTCATGAATGCTTGGGCCACCATCAATAAAAAATATTCCCAGTTTGACGGACCAGTTGTACTTTCTTATGCTGGTGCCGGATTAATGATTGCAACAGAGCTGCTCAAAAACGATCCGCTCTGGGCAGAAAACGATCTTAATCACTTTAAAAGCTGGACGATCAGCGTCTATCAAAAAGCGACACATTTCTTACGTGAAAGGCCAAATAATATTGCTGATTGGGCAAGGTTTGCAAATTTGCTTTCGGCCAATTTTCTTGATGACCCAAAAGAACTCGCCTTCACCATATCATTGATTAAAGGCGATCTTTTTGAAAAAATCGCAGCGGATGGTCACCTCATTGAGGAAGTAAAACGAGGAGAAAAAGGTTTATGGTATACCTATTTCTCGTTGGCCCCATTAACAGCCTCCATGTGGTGTATACGTCAGGTGACGGGCGAGAACCTGTTTGCAGCCACGAAGGATGGGAAATCGATCAAAAAGGCCCTAGATTACTTATATTATTACAATCAACATCCTACAGCATGGCCCTGGTTTAAAAATCCTGACGTAGACATTCACAACATGACGGTAGGCGTCTGGCCTTCCAACCTACTTGAAGCCATGAAGGATATTTATCAGACGGCTGAATATGATTCGTATCTCTCGATTTACCGTCCAATTATCTACAAAAAGAATCATTTTGCCTGGACTTTCCCGACATTAATGCCGGTATACTTGAATCAGGCCAATAATATAGAATAG
- a CDS encoding RagB/SusD family nutrient uptake outer membrane protein, whose protein sequence is MKKITTKIAIFMVLAGLLPGCTKFLDQTPNGVLSSDQVKEPERLLTATYAALGNDHYDVPFSLWPYGTVRSDDAYKGGSGPQDIQTFHFLEVSNNITTNFAELDKLWFQLYVAISRANTTIKTIQEMDNFDGKEEKLGEARFLRGHFYFMLKILFKYVPYIDENVAVDSYETVSNRALSNDALWQKIVDDFQYAVDHLPAVQTEVGRANRVAAAAYLAKTYLYKGYRQDNAERNVVTGIDAGDLEKVVQNTDVVLSSNHTLETDFAFNFLPGKYENGTEALFSVQFSKDDGTKFGRVNFSDVLSVPMGVGCCDFNKPSQSLVNAFRTTGKGLPLDNYNALNSFNTSEKYDPRLFHTVAIPGLPYKYSSKRTYEESWNRNPAEYSVYASLKENVDPDCDCFVPMVPFYANTKNRIVLRFADVLLMRAEALIELHRSAEALPLINQVRTRAKNSTALTGYANDKTLIETYKNGDNIVWNEENARKALRWERRLELAMENGRFFDLVRWGIADQAMNAYYDAEKSRRSYYSSAHFTADRNEYLPIPEAQIRLSKYLYKQNPGY, encoded by the coding sequence ATGAAAAAAATAACCACTAAAATAGCGATATTCATGGTTCTTGCTGGACTACTTCCAGGATGCACCAAATTTTTAGATCAAACACCCAATGGTGTACTGAGCTCCGATCAGGTTAAGGAGCCCGAACGATTATTGACAGCTACCTATGCGGCATTGGGTAACGATCATTATGACGTCCCTTTTAGCTTATGGCCCTATGGTACGGTTCGGTCGGACGATGCTTATAAAGGCGGATCGGGACCACAGGATATCCAGACCTTTCATTTCCTGGAGGTCTCCAATAACATTACAACCAATTTTGCAGAGTTGGATAAATTGTGGTTTCAGTTGTACGTGGCGATTTCGCGTGCCAATACCACGATCAAGACCATACAGGAGATGGATAATTTCGATGGGAAGGAAGAAAAGCTGGGTGAAGCACGCTTTCTACGCGGTCATTTTTACTTTATGCTAAAGATCCTTTTCAAATATGTGCCTTATATTGATGAAAATGTCGCGGTAGACAGCTATGAAACCGTATCGAATAGGGCCTTGAGCAACGATGCGCTATGGCAAAAGATTGTGGATGATTTTCAGTATGCTGTAGATCATCTCCCGGCTGTACAAACGGAGGTCGGGCGTGCCAACCGTGTTGCTGCTGCGGCATATCTTGCCAAAACCTATCTCTATAAGGGATACCGTCAGGACAATGCCGAACGTAATGTGGTGACGGGCATCGATGCCGGAGATTTGGAAAAGGTTGTACAAAATACGGATGTTGTACTTTCATCCAATCATACGCTGGAAACCGACTTTGCTTTTAATTTCTTGCCGGGCAAATATGAAAATGGGACCGAAGCCCTGTTTTCAGTTCAGTTTTCAAAAGATGACGGCACAAAATTTGGGCGTGTTAATTTTTCTGATGTGCTATCAGTACCTATGGGCGTAGGCTGTTGTGATTTCAATAAACCGAGTCAAAGCCTTGTCAACGCGTTTCGCACAACGGGTAAAGGTCTACCACTGGATAACTACAATGCGTTGAATAGCTTTAATACCTCAGAAAAGTACGATCCACGGTTATTTCATACGGTTGCAATTCCGGGCTTACCGTACAAGTATAGTAGCAAAAGAACGTATGAAGAAAGCTGGAACCGTAACCCGGCAGAATATTCGGTTTACGCCTCATTGAAAGAGAATGTAGATCCCGATTGCGATTGCTTTGTCCCGATGGTACCGTTCTATGCCAATACAAAAAATCGAATTGTATTGCGCTTTGCCGATGTGCTGTTGATGCGGGCAGAGGCGCTTATCGAGCTGCATCGTTCGGCTGAAGCACTGCCATTGATAAACCAAGTACGTACGCGGGCAAAAAATAGCACTGCACTTACGGGCTATGCAAATGATAAAACCCTGATCGAAACGTACAAAAATGGAGATAATATTGTATGGAACGAAGAAAATGCCCGGAAGGCGTTACGTTGGGAAAGACGATTGGAGCTTGCGATGGAAAACGGAAGATTCTTTGATTTGGTACGCTGGGGAATTGCAGACCAGGCCATGAATGCCTATTATGATGCGGAAAAGTCACGTCGATCTTATTATTCTTCGGCACATTTTACTGCAGATAGGAACGAATACTTGCCGATTCCTGAAGCACAGATCAGATTAAGTAAATATCTGTACAAACAAAATCCAGGCTATTAA
- a CDS encoding glycoside hydrolase family 32 protein yields the protein MMRLKKYGLTMFLLSIVGTSLAQMGQQKQRDAEEKYRPLYHFTPQQGWMNDPNGLVYLNGNYHLFFQHNPEKPVWGPMHWGHAISKDLIHWDEQKIALYPDSLGTIFSGSAVIDKDNTAGFGKDAMVAIFTHHNHQEEDRKTGLHQNQSLAYSLDKGLTWTKYKGNPVLPNPGIWDFRDPKVMWHAHSQRWIMTLATKDCITFYSSKDLKTWQKESEFGKEVGAHGGVWECPDLISMDYKGVTKWVLLVSINPGGPNGGSVTQYFVGDFDGHQFHTEDTKIKWLDWGPDNYAGVTWSNLGDRHLMIGWMSNWQYANVVPTTKWRSSSTIPRVLSLDKIGQSFYVASTAPKEIETAFRPLKKYHGGGTKEVSFEQHLPQAYRLDLKDLKQQSFKVILSNESGDELIIGYREDQNAYYIDRSKSGEVSFNEEFPKIASAQRLLNNGTLSFSLYVDVSSVELFADGGLTVMTSLFFPNRPITKVRIVGNKKLEFQELGIAGFKR from the coding sequence ATGATGAGATTAAAAAAATACGGACTTACGATGTTCTTGCTAAGTATTGTCGGTACAAGTCTGGCCCAGATGGGACAGCAAAAACAACGGGATGCTGAAGAAAAATATCGCCCACTTTACCATTTTACTCCACAGCAGGGCTGGATGAACGACCCCAATGGGCTGGTCTATTTGAACGGTAATTATCATCTTTTTTTTCAGCATAATCCCGAAAAGCCCGTTTGGGGACCAATGCATTGGGGCCATGCGATCAGTAAAGATTTGATTCATTGGGACGAGCAGAAGATCGCATTGTACCCCGACAGTTTGGGAACTATTTTCTCAGGTAGCGCTGTGATCGATAAAGACAACACCGCAGGTTTTGGGAAAGATGCTATGGTCGCCATTTTTACCCATCACAATCATCAGGAAGAGGATCGGAAAACGGGATTGCATCAAAATCAAAGTTTGGCTTATAGTTTAGATAAGGGTCTTACCTGGACAAAATATAAAGGCAATCCAGTATTACCAAACCCTGGCATATGGGATTTCAGGGATCCAAAGGTGATGTGGCATGCGCATAGCCAACGTTGGATTATGACCTTAGCTACAAAAGATTGTATTACTTTCTATTCTTCCAAAGATTTGAAAACATGGCAGAAGGAAAGTGAGTTTGGTAAAGAGGTGGGAGCCCATGGAGGCGTCTGGGAATGCCCCGATCTTATTTCCATGGACTACAAAGGAGTTACAAAGTGGGTCTTGTTGGTCAGTATCAATCCAGGTGGGCCCAACGGTGGTTCCGTAACACAATATTTTGTGGGTGACTTTGATGGACATCAGTTCCACACAGAAGATACCAAAATAAAGTGGCTGGATTGGGGACCCGATAATTATGCCGGTGTAACTTGGAGCAACCTGGGGGATAGGCACCTGATGATTGGCTGGATGAGCAACTGGCAATATGCCAATGTGGTTCCTACCACAAAATGGCGCTCCTCCTCAACCATACCACGTGTTTTATCGTTGGATAAAATTGGACAGTCGTTCTACGTTGCAAGTACTGCGCCCAAAGAAATTGAAACTGCATTTCGACCGCTTAAAAAGTACCATGGCGGCGGAACGAAGGAAGTTTCGTTCGAGCAACATCTCCCGCAAGCGTACCGTTTGGACCTCAAAGATTTGAAGCAACAGTCTTTCAAAGTGATCTTATCAAATGAATCTGGTGACGAATTGATTATTGGTTATCGTGAAGATCAAAATGCCTATTATATTGATCGTTCTAAGTCCGGGGAAGTGTCGTTTAACGAGGAATTCCCAAAGATAGCTTCAGCACAACGCCTGCTGAATAACGGAACACTCTCTTTCAGCTTGTATGTTGATGTGAGCTCTGTGGAGCTTTTTGCAGATGGGGGACTAACGGTAATGACTAGTTTATTTTTTCCGAACAGACCGATAACCAAGGTGCGTATCGTGGGGAATAAAAAGCTGGAGTTTCAAGAGCTCGGTATTGCTGGATTTAAGAGATAG
- a CDS encoding glycoside hydrolase family 32 protein, with amino-acid sequence MRPKMYLLPTVFLLSLLTSCKNSDERSTVVDKPITIQPVDSSTACISGQEAGPYQRFYRPQQGFVGDPMPYYNASDKKFYLFYLYENPNRHPIYSTRTSDFGTFEGYTEVLSSGAVGSQDEWIGTGSFIKKGTVYYCFYTGHNSVFTPAEKIMLATSTDLMNWTKQPAMALQAAVGYDRNNFRDPHVYWDEGRNAYVMLVTTRKDGKGILARYQSTDLSSWSMIEPLVATTGTVEKYGIETDAELLECPDLFKMGNKWYLLFSRINRDEHRKTFYRIADSPDGPWMICRDAEGHHETFDGLYLYAGKTASDGTTRYLSGWCSTGQTVNNNNELPWAGNLISHQLVQGTSGQLYPKIPEALNSKFNKEVAFEKLSSVGQVSESNKTYRLSAQSGGRSYALFNRNTSTVKMTMTIDASQSNQFGFSFGACDDPTEVYSIAFDLTSSNRWNMPALFMNKEARNGGGSKTALNFTPLTVPTNRIFNLKISIEKSICVVYVNDRVAFTNRIYKMDQNPWTIFVDQGTVTVNGLKVEKSS; translated from the coding sequence ATGAGACCAAAAATGTATTTGCTTCCGACAGTATTCTTGCTCAGCTTGTTGACAAGTTGCAAGAATAGCGACGAGCGTTCGACAGTGGTAGATAAGCCCATAACAATACAACCTGTGGACAGTTCTACGGCTTGTATTTCGGGGCAGGAGGCTGGCCCATATCAACGATTCTATAGGCCTCAGCAGGGGTTTGTGGGCGATCCCATGCCTTATTACAATGCCAGCGATAAAAAGTTCTACTTGTTTTATCTCTATGAGAACCCCAACAGGCACCCGATTTATAGCACGCGAACAAGTGACTTTGGAACATTTGAGGGCTATACCGAAGTATTGTCGTCGGGCGCTGTGGGGAGTCAGGATGAATGGATCGGAACAGGAAGTTTTATCAAAAAAGGAACAGTGTATTACTGTTTCTATACAGGTCATAACAGTGTTTTTACTCCAGCAGAAAAGATCATGTTGGCTACCTCCACTGATTTAATGAATTGGACCAAGCAACCAGCTATGGCACTGCAGGCTGCGGTGGGCTATGATCGAAATAATTTTCGGGATCCGCACGTTTATTGGGATGAAGGCCGTAATGCCTACGTGATGCTAGTCACGACGCGAAAAGACGGAAAAGGAATCCTTGCACGTTATCAGTCAACCGATTTAAGCAGTTGGTCGATGATTGAACCGCTCGTTGCGACGACAGGGACAGTGGAAAAATATGGCATCGAAACAGATGCTGAACTATTGGAATGCCCGGATCTATTTAAAATGGGCAATAAGTGGTATCTGTTGTTTTCGCGGATCAACCGGGATGAACATCGCAAGACATTTTATCGTATTGCGGATTCTCCGGATGGTCCCTGGATGATCTGTCGGGATGCCGAAGGACATCATGAAACCTTTGATGGACTTTATCTCTATGCTGGCAAGACGGCTAGCGATGGTACAACACGTTATCTTTCGGGTTGGTGTTCAACGGGACAAACCGTCAATAATAACAACGAACTGCCCTGGGCTGGAAATCTAATTTCCCATCAGTTGGTTCAGGGAACGTCAGGACAGTTGTATCCTAAAATTCCGGAGGCCCTAAACAGCAAATTCAATAAAGAAGTCGCCTTTGAAAAACTGAGCAGCGTTGGTCAAGTTTCTGAGTCGAATAAAACCTATCGTTTGTCAGCTCAATCAGGGGGAAGAAGCTATGCGCTGTTTAACCGAAATACGTCGACCGTAAAAATGACAATGACTATTGATGCTTCGCAATCCAATCAATTTGGTTTTTCATTTGGAGCATGTGATGATCCGACCGAAGTGTATAGCATTGCTTTTGACCTGACTTCATCCAATCGTTGGAATATGCCGGCCCTGTTTATGAATAAGGAGGCTCGAAATGGTGGCGGAAGTAAAACAGCACTCAATTTTACACCACTCACCGTACCGACCAATCGGATTTTTAATCTGAAAATTAGTATTGAAAAGTCTATCTGTGTCGTGTATGTGAATGATCGTGTTGCTTTTACCAACCGGATCTATAAAATGGATCAAAATCCATGGACTATTTTTGTGGATCAGGGAACTGTTACAGTGAATGGGTTGAAAGTTGAAAAATCTTCCTGA
- a CDS encoding SusC/RagA family TonB-linked outer membrane protein, which translates to MFTSQKAMLLPSLALFSVVAFAQQTEVRGRITDSGTAAPIVGASLVVKGTTIATKTNEKGEFVLQTSGNQGTLEISYVGYASQTIAVAGRKFLDIQLAPTEKGLDEVVVTGYQTERKKDLTGAVSVVNVAEMMKSPENNPMKSLQGRVAGMTVTSDGSPSGAATVRMRGISSINSSQDPLYVIDGTPTQGGMHELNSNDIESIQVLKDASSASIYGSRAANGVIVITTKKGKLGAPKLTVDAYATSTHFNNRMKVLDAQQYGRALWQATINSGGNPNGNNIGYQFEWNNDANGVPQLNTVFVSKYIDREHTMYASDTDWFKEVSKPGLQQSYNATLSSGTEKSSSFFSLGYLHNNGTLRYTDFQRISARMNADYKLFDGKLVVGENFTVNNTGEVQVPGDVLDLSLKALPIIPVHTVDGMGWGGPALGMNDRHNPMRVLYDNRNNKYNYWRLFGNAYADLQLIKDLHVRTSYGLDYSNFYKRNLEVSYRSGFMNSSRSGVNMEQSHGMKWTWSNTATYRKAIDKHTIDVLAGIEMNRQNDINFNAYTAGDGAFAIETSEYMWPGVSTGTAAVGGGSTGFSLLSYFGKANYSYDDRYLASFTVRHDGSSRFGKNNRFATFPAVTAGWRISSERFMASTKNYISDLKLRVGWGQTGNQGIGNLATYALFVPEYGVADPTWNIVDGTAYDLSGAGTGKLPSGYRKIQTENNDLKWETTTQTNIGLDFSLFNQSLYGSIDWYVKATKDMLINPAYIGVVGEGGYRWANGASMENKGLDVSAGYRNKTTFGLDYDVMAVFSTYKNKVTHLPEAVENSYGGRQGDNIIGRPLGSFYGYVTDGIFQNQDEVDAHVNQTGKGIGRLRYVNVYDADKQITDMDRTWIGSPHPDFSYSLNIVLKYKSFDLSAYFQGVQGIDVENWLKKQTDFWSVDDVNSNKGVRLLNAWTPQNPTSTIPALQTTNNNDEGRLSNYFIENGSYMKLRNLSLGYTLPTATAAHLRMSRLRVYVTGQNLFTVKSKNFTGVDPENVGWGYPIPTTWTAGVNIGF; encoded by the coding sequence ATGTTTACAAGTCAGAAAGCAATGCTGCTCCCGTCTTTGGCACTTTTTTCTGTTGTCGCATTTGCGCAACAGACTGAAGTCCGGGGAAGAATTACGGATAGTGGGACAGCAGCACCTATAGTAGGGGCATCTTTAGTGGTGAAGGGAACCACAATAGCCACCAAGACAAATGAAAAGGGAGAATTTGTCCTTCAGACTTCGGGCAATCAGGGTACATTGGAAATAAGCTATGTCGGCTATGCCTCCCAGACGATTGCTGTAGCAGGAAGAAAATTCCTCGATATTCAGCTTGCACCTACCGAAAAAGGGCTCGATGAAGTGGTCGTTACAGGATATCAAACCGAACGGAAGAAGGATTTGACGGGTGCAGTGAGTGTTGTTAATGTTGCTGAGATGATGAAGTCTCCGGAAAATAACCCAATGAAATCCCTGCAAGGAAGGGTAGCCGGTATGACTGTAACTTCGGATGGTAGTCCAAGTGGAGCGGCAACAGTGCGTATGCGCGGAATCAGTTCGATCAATAGTAGTCAGGATCCCTTGTATGTCATTGATGGAACCCCCACGCAGGGCGGAATGCACGAACTCAATTCAAATGATATCGAAAGCATTCAGGTTTTAAAGGACGCTTCTTCGGCGAGTATCTATGGCTCGCGTGCAGCCAATGGTGTTATTGTCATCACTACGAAAAAAGGAAAGCTAGGTGCCCCTAAACTTACAGTAGACGCCTACGCCACCAGTACGCATTTTAATAATCGCATGAAAGTGCTCGACGCACAACAATATGGTCGTGCCCTATGGCAGGCAACGATCAACAGCGGTGGCAATCCAAATGGAAACAATATTGGTTATCAGTTTGAATGGAATAACGATGCGAATGGCGTGCCTCAGCTCAATACTGTTTTTGTTTCCAAGTATATTGATCGTGAGCACACCATGTATGCTTCAGATACCGATTGGTTTAAGGAAGTTTCGAAACCAGGACTGCAGCAGTCATACAATGCGACATTGAGCTCCGGAACAGAAAAATCCAGCTCCTTTTTCTCCTTAGGTTATTTGCACAACAATGGCACACTCCGTTACACGGATTTCCAGCGAATATCCGCCCGGATGAATGCTGACTATAAACTGTTTGATGGAAAACTGGTTGTTGGAGAGAATTTTACAGTAAACAACACGGGTGAAGTGCAGGTCCCCGGCGATGTACTTGACCTTTCGTTGAAAGCTTTACCGATTATCCCCGTGCATACGGTAGATGGAATGGGCTGGGGGGGACCAGCATTAGGAATGAACGACCGTCATAATCCCATGCGTGTACTTTACGACAATCGAAATAATAAATACAATTATTGGCGTTTGTTTGGGAATGCCTATGCCGATCTACAGCTGATAAAAGATCTGCATGTTCGAACCAGTTATGGCCTGGATTACAGTAATTTTTACAAACGTAACCTGGAAGTATCCTATCGTTCGGGATTTATGAACAGCAGCCGCAGTGGCGTTAATATGGAGCAGTCTCATGGGATGAAGTGGACTTGGTCCAATACAGCGACTTATCGGAAGGCAATCGACAAACATACAATAGATGTGCTTGCTGGTATCGAAATGAACCGTCAGAATGATATTAATTTTAACGCCTATACCGCTGGTGATGGTGCATTTGCCATAGAGACATCAGAGTATATGTGGCCAGGTGTGAGTACGGGTACAGCGGCAGTTGGAGGTGGCTCTACAGGCTTCTCGCTGCTATCCTATTTTGGAAAGGCCAATTATTCCTATGATGACCGTTATCTGGCTTCTTTCACCGTACGCCACGATGGCTCTTCCCGCTTCGGTAAAAATAACCGCTTTGCCACTTTTCCAGCAGTAACGGCAGGCTGGCGGATCTCTTCTGAACGCTTTATGGCAAGTACAAAAAATTATATTTCTGACCTCAAGTTACGTGTGGGATGGGGGCAGACAGGCAACCAGGGTATTGGTAATCTGGCTACCTATGCCCTGTTCGTCCCCGAATATGGTGTTGCTGATCCAACATGGAATATCGTGGACGGTACAGCATACGATCTATCGGGTGCAGGAACGGGAAAGTTACCATCGGGATACCGCAAAATCCAAACGGAAAATAATGATCTGAAATGGGAAACTACCACGCAGACGAATATAGGCTTGGACTTTTCATTGTTTAATCAAAGTCTCTATGGTTCGATTGACTGGTATGTTAAAGCAACCAAAGATATGTTGATCAATCCAGCCTATATCGGTGTGGTCGGAGAGGGCGGTTACCGTTGGGCGAATGGTGCCTCCATGGAAAATAAAGGTTTGGACGTATCGGCCGGATATCGTAATAAAACAACCTTTGGATTGGATTATGATGTAATGGCTGTGTTCTCGACCTATAAAAACAAGGTGACACATTTGCCCGAAGCGGTAGAAAACTCCTATGGAGGTCGTCAAGGGGATAATATTATCGGCCGGCCGCTGGGATCATTCTATGGCTATGTCACCGACGGTATTTTTCAGAATCAGGACGAAGTGGACGCGCACGTCAATCAGACCGGTAAGGGGATAGGGCGTTTACGTTACGTCAACGTCTATGATGCGGACAAGCAGATCACCGATATGGACCGTACATGGATTGGTAGTCCTCATCCTGATTTTTCTTATAGTTTGAACATTGTGCTAAAATATAAAAGCTTTGACCTATCTGCGTACTTTCAGGGGGTACAGGGAATAGATGTTGAAAACTGGCTGAAAAAGCAAACGGACTTCTGGAGTGTGGACGACGTCAATTCCAATAAAGGTGTACGTCTGCTCAATGCCTGGACACCACAAAATCCAACGTCAACGATCCCGGCCTTACAAACAACAAATAACAACGACGAGGGCCGTCTGTCAAATTACTTTATCGAGAATGGATCTTATATGAAGCTCCGGAATTTGTCCCTGGGCTACACTTTGCCAACAGCAACCGCCGCACACCTGCGTATGAGCCGATTAAGGGTTTATGTAACTGGTCAGAATCTATTTACCGTTAAATCAAAAAATTTCACCGGTGTGGATCCTGAAAATGTAGGTTGGGGTTATCCAATTCCAACCACGTGGACAGCTGGGGTAAATATTGGATTTTAA